The following proteins are encoded in a genomic region of bacterium:
- the rsmH gene encoding 16S rRNA (cytosine(1402)-N(4))-methyltransferase RsmH, whose translation MSSHQPALLQEVIELLQPRAGAVAIDCTLGQAGHARQILEKITPGGRLLGIDRDPAAVQAGRMALAPYGLAAVVVHGRFSELGAISAQNGFEAADLTLFDFGLSSNQIDAPERGFSFRAEGPLDMRMDPGATLTAAQIVNHYDAREIERIVRQYGEERWARRIAQFIVARRPLRTTRDLAQAVEAAIPRKAWPRDIHVATRTFQGLRIAVNDELGEIEAGLRAALSILKPGGRMATISFHSLEDRLVKSFFNVESKDCICPPQQPVCTCGHRATLRIITRRPVRPSEEEVASNPRARSARLRVAERL comes from the coding sequence ATTAGCTCGCACCAACCTGCACTTTTACAAGAGGTAATAGAGCTGCTCCAGCCCCGAGCGGGCGCGGTCGCGATCGACTGCACCCTCGGGCAGGCGGGTCACGCCCGCCAGATCCTGGAGAAGATCACACCAGGCGGCCGGCTGCTCGGGATCGACCGCGATCCGGCTGCCGTCCAGGCTGGACGGATGGCGCTGGCGCCATATGGGTTGGCGGCGGTCGTCGTCCACGGGCGCTTCTCCGAACTCGGCGCGATCAGCGCGCAGAACGGGTTCGAGGCGGCCGACCTGACGCTCTTCGACTTCGGCCTGTCCAGCAACCAGATCGACGCCCCCGAGCGCGGGTTCAGCTTCCGCGCCGAGGGACCGCTCGACATGCGCATGGATCCGGGCGCCACTCTCACCGCGGCGCAGATCGTCAACCATTACGACGCGCGCGAGATCGAGCGCATCGTCCGTCAGTACGGCGAGGAGCGTTGGGCTCGCCGGATCGCACAGTTCATCGTGGCGCGGCGCCCGCTCCGCACCACGCGCGATCTGGCTCAGGCGGTCGAAGCCGCCATCCCAAGGAAGGCCTGGCCGCGCGACATCCACGTGGCGACCAGGACCTTTCAAGGCCTCCGCATAGCCGTCAACGACGAGCTCGGCGAGATCGAGGCAGGACTCAGAGCAGCTCTTTCGATTCTCAAACCCGGTGGTCGTATGGCGACGATCAGCTTCCATTCCCTGGAAGACCGCTTGGTCAAGTCATTCTTCAACGTCGAGTCCAAAGACTGCATCTGCCCACCCCAGCAGCCAGTCTGCACCTGCGGCCACCGGGCCACCCTCCGCATCATCACCCGCCGACCCGTGCGGCCCTCCGAAGAGGAGGTCGCCTCCAACCCTCGCGCTCGCTCGGCGCGCCTCAGGGTGGCGGAACGGCTCTAA
- the mraY gene encoding phospho-N-acetylmuramoyl-pentapeptide-transferase, translated as MLLDAITFAVALSLSLVLYPWMIRALRGWRSGQVIQAELPESHQRKAGTPTGGGILFVVLGIAAGVLASIAGHHPGALPATGGLVAGGLIGFADDRSKLQVGARGIPARLKFPIQAVLAVPVAVLALTQGSGHQLFLPSSPWLLFPLAVVAILGTANAVNLTDGMDGLAGGLSAIALAALVLLMSGAPAGEKAVAMTLCGALVAFLVFNRHPAHVFMGDTGALAIGYALAAMAVQQGFLVLLPLLGLVFVLETLSVIIQVAYFKASGGRRVFKMTPIHYTFHHEGWSENRIALSFWGAGLISALAAAAFARLVM; from the coding sequence ATGCTTCTAGACGCGATCACATTCGCCGTCGCCCTCAGTCTCTCGCTCGTCCTCTATCCCTGGATGATCCGGGCGCTGCGCGGTTGGCGATCCGGGCAGGTCATCCAGGCGGAGCTGCCCGAGAGCCACCAGAGGAAAGCGGGGACGCCCACCGGCGGCGGCATCCTGTTCGTCGTCCTCGGCATTGCGGCCGGGGTGCTCGCGTCGATCGCCGGTCACCACCCTGGAGCCCTGCCCGCCACGGGCGGGCTGGTCGCAGGCGGCCTCATCGGTTTCGCGGACGATCGCAGCAAGCTCCAGGTCGGGGCGCGGGGCATCCCCGCGCGCCTCAAATTCCCGATCCAGGCCGTGCTCGCCGTTCCCGTCGCGGTGCTGGCCCTGACCCAGGGCAGCGGGCACCAGCTCTTCCTCCCCTCGTCGCCGTGGCTGCTCTTTCCGCTCGCGGTCGTGGCGATCCTCGGCACCGCCAACGCGGTGAACCTCACCGACGGCATGGACGGGCTGGCGGGCGGCCTCTCGGCCATCGCCCTCGCGGCCCTGGTGCTGCTCATGTCCGGCGCGCCCGCCGGCGAGAAAGCGGTGGCGATGACCCTGTGCGGCGCGCTGGTCGCGTTCCTGGTTTTCAATCGCCACCCGGCGCACGTCTTCATGGGCGACACCGGCGCGCTCGCGATCGGCTACGCGCTGGCGGCGATGGCGGTGCAGCAGGGCTTTTTGGTGCTCCTGCCGCTGCTCGGTCTGGTGTTTGTGCTGGAGACGCTGTCTGTCATCATTCAGGTGGCTTACTTCAAAGCCAGCGGCGGACGCCGCGTTTTCAAGATGACCCCGATTCACTACACGTTCCACCATGAGGGTTGGTCTGAGAACCGCATCGCGCTCTCCTTCTGGGGCGCGGGGCTCATCTCGGCGCTGGCCGCGGCCGCATTCGCGCGGCTGGTCATGTGA
- a CDS encoding division/cell wall cluster transcriptional repressor MraZ, with protein sequence MFTGAHRVRVDDKGRLAIPAAFRKQLQEGSFVSVSQDNVLAIYPPDLWAALAQELRSPLPGPDHRALARTLYPLSDPFEPDGQGRISLQPEQRRLAGIETPSTAVVIGTGSRVEIWPEARWDSYSTDAQGRFTEFADRVISGH encoded by the coding sequence GTGTTCACAGGAGCGCATCGTGTTCGAGTGGACGACAAGGGGAGGCTGGCCATCCCGGCCGCCTTCCGCAAGCAGCTCCAGGAAGGGAGCTTCGTCTCGGTGAGCCAGGACAACGTCCTGGCGATCTATCCGCCGGACCTCTGGGCGGCGCTGGCACAGGAGCTGCGCAGCCCGCTGCCTGGACCGGACCATCGCGCGCTGGCGCGCACCCTCTATCCGCTCTCGGACCCGTTCGAGCCGGATGGCCAGGGCCGGATCAGCTTGCAGCCGGAGCAGCGCCGGTTGGCGGGGATCGAGACGCCGTCGACGGCAGTGGTCATCGGCACCGGTTCGCGGGTGGAGATTTGGCCCGAGGCCAGATGGGACAGCTACAGCACAGACGCACAAGGGCGGTTTACGGAATTCGCTGACAGGGTGATCTCAGGGCATTAG
- the ftsW gene encoding putative lipid II flippase FtsW, with protein sequence MSVAREGRQPDRLLLFTTVLLCGAGLVMVTSASVAFAYTQHQSAFYYAERQAAWMLIGFVALFVLSRIDYRRLRPLAPAGAVAAALLMLLVLVPHLGVTVNGARRWFDAGPLGTFQPSELGKLAFAVFVAHWIDRNAARIGDFQKAFVPFAAMLAGVLVLLMLEKDLGTAIVTVAIFLSVYWAGGGRFRHVVLLVGALGLGFMALTLLEPYRFARLAAYKNPFADPLGAGFQSTQALYGLGSGGFFGVGIGHSVEKYGWLPEAHTDFIFAIVGEETGLVGTTLVMLGFLFFGIRGYRAALRAPDRFGLGLAAAITTWIAFEALLNMATVTNTLPITGVPLPFFSYGGTALATSLAAVGVLLSIARLGSGSALADKGKSDETFDRWRRDRRAPLSGARGRASVSR encoded by the coding sequence ATGAGCGTCGCCCGTGAGGGGCGGCAGCCCGACCGCCTGCTCCTGTTCACGACGGTGCTGCTTTGCGGCGCGGGCCTCGTCATGGTCACGAGCGCCAGCGTGGCGTTTGCCTACACGCAGCACCAGTCGGCCTTCTACTACGCAGAACGCCAGGCGGCATGGATGCTGATCGGCTTCGTGGCGCTCTTTGTGCTCAGCCGCATCGACTATCGCCGCCTGCGACCGCTGGCGCCGGCGGGCGCGGTGGCCGCGGCCCTGCTCATGCTGCTCGTGCTGGTGCCTCATCTGGGCGTCACCGTCAACGGCGCTCGCCGCTGGTTCGACGCCGGCCCGCTCGGCACGTTTCAGCCGTCCGAACTCGGCAAGCTCGCCTTCGCCGTGTTCGTCGCCCACTGGATCGATCGGAACGCGGCGCGCATCGGCGATTTTCAGAAAGCGTTCGTGCCGTTCGCCGCGATGCTCGCCGGCGTGCTGGTCCTCCTGATGCTCGAGAAGGACCTCGGCACGGCGATCGTCACGGTCGCGATCTTCCTCAGCGTGTATTGGGCGGGCGGCGGCCGCTTCCGGCATGTGGTCCTGCTGGTGGGAGCCCTCGGACTGGGGTTCATGGCGTTGACCCTGCTCGAGCCTTACCGGTTCGCCCGGCTGGCGGCGTACAAGAACCCGTTCGCCGATCCACTGGGCGCCGGATTCCAGTCGACCCAGGCGCTGTACGGCCTGGGGTCGGGCGGATTCTTCGGCGTCGGCATCGGCCACTCGGTCGAAAAGTACGGCTGGCTGCCCGAGGCGCACACCGACTTCATCTTCGCCATCGTCGGCGAGGAGACCGGCCTCGTCGGCACCACGCTGGTCATGCTCGGGTTCCTCTTCTTCGGCATTCGCGGTTACCGGGCGGCGCTGCGCGCGCCCGACCGCTTCGGTCTCGGACTGGCGGCGGCGATCACCACCTGGATCGCTTTCGAGGCCCTGTTGAACATGGCGACGGTCACCAACACGCTGCCGATCACCGGAGTGCCGCTACCGTTCTTCAGCTATGGCGGCACCGCGCTGGCGACGTCTTTAGCGGCGGTCGGCGTGTTGTTGAGCATCGCCCGTCTGGGTTCAGGCTCAGCATTAGCAGATAAAGGGAAGTCAGATGAGACTTTTGATCGCTGGCGGCGGGACCGGCGGGCACCTCTATCCGGCGCTCGCGGTCGCGCGAGCGTTTCGCGCTGA
- a CDS encoding penicillin-binding protein 2 → MGSTRLRISAMLVVALLLAGMVWTRLAYWQVWRHGQLAEQAQAQYHEVVELPAARGAIFDRSMTQLVVNTTVYSAFVSPDQIASGDRERVAGGLAAVLGVDQSSVMKTLESGAKFAYISRRFSKDKADRLRALKLPGVGLEDETQRAYLPGIAPGSTLAANLLGFVNYNGEGQYGLEAYYQNQLAGTPGYISSYRDLANREIVLGSHTHQDPVNGSDLVLSLDANVQYAAEQALAEGVKRDRAESGSVLIMDPSTGGIIAWADYPSYDANNFNHTDAALFKDNISSYAYEPGSVMKVVTLSGALNAGAIAPGTVINDPGYVNVGGYRIYDWDRRNHGNVDYTYVLEHSLNVGAMKAMQAEGHAAFYGNLQGFGLTKASGIDVAGESSILPPPADQMADSQYATASFGQGIDVNMVQMLAAINVVANGGRYAPPHVVERVGTRVNPLLLQPQRQVISPETAQQMTTMMEAVVQHGSGWKARVKGFELDQTGKTGTAQIPVNGQYTQDVWTSYVGFLPAQHPKFTMLVVVRKPHYPGSDRDWTLNDGYITAAPIWQQIAQTMVVDWHITPDPR, encoded by the coding sequence GTGGGTTCGACTCGGCTGCGCATCTCGGCGATGCTCGTGGTGGCTCTGCTCCTGGCCGGCATGGTCTGGACGCGCCTCGCCTACTGGCAGGTGTGGCGCCACGGCCAGCTCGCGGAGCAGGCGCAGGCGCAGTACCACGAGGTCGTCGAGCTGCCCGCCGCCAGGGGCGCGATCTTCGACCGCAGCATGACCCAGCTCGTCGTCAACACGACGGTCTACTCCGCGTTCGTCTCGCCTGACCAGATCGCCTCCGGGGATAGAGAGCGCGTCGCCGGTGGTCTGGCCGCGGTTCTCGGCGTCGATCAGTCCTCCGTCATGAAGACGCTCGAGTCCGGCGCCAAGTTCGCGTACATCTCGCGCCGGTTCTCGAAGGACAAGGCGGACCGCCTCCGCGCGCTGAAGCTGCCGGGGGTCGGACTGGAGGACGAGACCCAGCGTGCGTACCTCCCAGGCATCGCGCCCGGCTCTACGCTCGCGGCCAACCTGCTGGGCTTCGTCAACTACAACGGCGAGGGCCAGTACGGCCTCGAGGCTTACTACCAGAACCAGCTGGCCGGGACGCCGGGCTACATCTCCAGCTACCGCGATCTGGCCAATCGCGAGATCGTCCTCGGCTCGCACACCCACCAGGACCCGGTCAACGGCTCGGACCTTGTGCTCTCGCTCGACGCCAACGTCCAGTACGCCGCCGAGCAGGCGCTCGCCGAAGGGGTGAAGAGGGACCGCGCCGAGAGTGGCAGCGTGCTGATCATGGATCCGTCCACGGGCGGCATCATCGCCTGGGCCGACTACCCGAGCTACGACGCCAACAATTTCAACCACACGGATGCGGCGCTGTTCAAGGACAACATCTCGAGCTACGCCTACGAGCCCGGTTCCGTGATGAAGGTGGTGACCCTGTCCGGGGCCCTCAACGCGGGCGCCATCGCCCCGGGCACGGTGATCAACGATCCCGGGTATGTGAACGTGGGCGGCTATCGCATCTACGACTGGGACCGCCGCAACCACGGCAATGTCGACTACACGTACGTGCTCGAGCACTCGCTCAACGTGGGCGCCATGAAGGCGATGCAGGCCGAGGGGCACGCGGCGTTCTACGGCAACCTGCAGGGCTTCGGCCTGACCAAGGCGAGCGGCATCGACGTCGCCGGCGAGAGCTCCATCCTGCCGCCGCCGGCGGACCAGATGGCCGACTCGCAGTACGCGACCGCCTCATTCGGCCAGGGCATCGACGTCAACATGGTCCAGATGCTGGCGGCGATCAACGTGGTCGCCAACGGGGGGCGTTACGCACCGCCGCACGTGGTCGAGCGCGTCGGCACCAGGGTCAACCCGCTGCTGCTCCAGCCGCAGCGCCAGGTCATCAGCCCCGAAACCGCGCAGCAGATGACCACGATGATGGAAGCGGTGGTGCAGCACGGCTCGGGCTGGAAGGCGCGCGTCAAGGGCTTCGAGCTCGACCAGACGGGCAAGACGGGCACGGCGCAGATCCCCGTCAACGGCCAGTACACCCAGGACGTGTGGACGTCATACGTCGGATTCCTGCCGGCGCAGCATCCGAAGTTCACGATGCTGGTCGTGGTCAGGAAGCCGCACTACCCCGGCAGCGATCGCGACTGGACGCTGAACGACGGCTACATCACGGCGGCGCCCATCTGGCAGCAGATCGCCCAGACCATGGTCGTCGACTGGCACATCACGCCCGACCCGCGCTAG
- a CDS encoding UDP-N-acetylglucosamine--N-acetylmuramyl-(pentapeptide) pyrophosphoryl-undecaprenol N-acetylglucosamine transferase → MRLLIAGGGTGGHLYPALAVARAFRAEAPDGDVLLVGRKGGPEERLVPAAGFELATVNVRGLDRDAVWKNLALPVVIPAALRAGLRIVDRFRPDVVLGMGGYVMAPAVAAARMRGIPYVLHEKDVRPGLATRLFAGGAAAICTTLPGTEKRIRRRGVILTGVPLREGFEPRTPAVPPRCLLVTGGSQGARKLNLAVWAALQDLCRRFDEVYHVAGHQGAGGVAKYSNAHYHGLAFSDDMPGLMARADLVVSRAGVGTIAEAAAVGLPMVLIPGTFGGGHQEPNAAAMVDAGAAIRIGDSELSGKNLVAAIDGLSPDRLRAMAKASAAAGRRDAAGRVLAVLRSVIRK, encoded by the coding sequence ATGAGACTTTTGATCGCTGGCGGCGGGACCGGCGGGCACCTCTATCCGGCGCTCGCGGTCGCGCGAGCGTTTCGCGCTGAGGCACCGGACGGTGATGTGCTGCTGGTCGGCCGCAAAGGCGGCCCCGAGGAGCGGCTCGTGCCTGCCGCCGGCTTCGAGCTGGCGACGGTCAACGTGCGTGGGCTCGACCGGGACGCGGTCTGGAAGAATCTCGCCCTGCCTGTGGTCATCCCTGCCGCCCTGCGCGCCGGACTGCGCATCGTCGACCGCTTCCGGCCGGACGTGGTCCTCGGCATGGGCGGTTATGTGATGGCGCCGGCGGTCGCTGCCGCCCGCATGCGCGGCATCCCCTACGTCCTGCACGAGAAGGATGTGCGGCCCGGATTGGCGACGCGGCTCTTCGCCGGCGGCGCCGCCGCCATCTGCACGACCCTGCCGGGGACCGAGAAGCGGATCCGGCGCCGCGGGGTCATCTTGACCGGGGTGCCGCTGCGTGAGGGCTTCGAGCCGCGCACCCCGGCCGTGCCGCCGCGCTGCCTCCTGGTCACCGGCGGCAGCCAGGGTGCGCGGAAGTTGAACCTCGCGGTGTGGGCTGCCCTGCAGGACCTCTGCCGGCGATTCGATGAGGTCTATCACGTCGCGGGACACCAGGGCGCCGGCGGTGTGGCGAAGTATTCGAACGCGCACTACCACGGCCTGGCCTTCAGCGACGACATGCCGGGATTGATGGCTCGCGCCGACCTGGTCGTCAGCCGGGCGGGCGTGGGGACGATCGCGGAAGCCGCCGCCGTCGGCCTGCCGATGGTGCTCATCCCGGGCACGTTTGGCGGCGGGCACCAGGAGCCAAACGCCGCCGCCATGGTCGACGCGGGCGCCGCCATCCGCATCGGGGATTCCGAGCTGAGCGGCAAGAACCTGGTCGCGGCGATCGACGGCCTGAGTCCCGACCGCCTTCGCGCGATGGCCAAGGCGTCGGCCGCGGCGGGCAGG
- the murF gene encoding UDP-N-acetylmuramoyl-tripeptide--D-alanyl-D-alanine ligase: MDVIRRIPAGAASEVHDAGRGQEAALPRQRSRLDAERRLHHGGAHLAADRPDHGRRLAHHARPALGRGCDSTQVRLTLLEILEATGGGEAGGTQVGNTFSTFHTDSREVKQGGLFFALRGAEMDGHRFTEDAIARGAAALVVEQKAELASGVVQIVVPSTWEALYALAGHVLRRVRPLVVAVTGSNGKTSTKEMVWAILAKRFNVLRTMGNLNTETGVPLTMLGLEPEHTALVLEMGMQHAGDIARLAALARPSVGIITNIGSVHMEFFKSQEDLARAKGELLATLPQDGLAVLNADDRFFPLLADMTAARVVSFGFGGGVFRAEGYRTRTGGGSQFSVRGVDVRLMLDGRHQVRNALAALAAGEFAGVPIAEGAEALEHVAVEHRMEVLPTKAGFSIIDDAYNASPESMLAAFEALAESPRRGRLLAVLGEMGELGALAEESHRQVGRRAAEVFDAVCVLDGDSGRILAQSARAELVPDRPAAVAWVRRNAREGDRVLVKASHGIRLDDVVRQLTAP; encoded by the coding sequence GTGGACGTCATACGTCGGATTCCTGCCGGCGCAGCATCCGAAGTTCACGATGCTGGTCGTGGTCAGGAAGCCGCACTACCCCGGCAGCGATCGCGACTGGACGCTGAACGACGGCTACATCACGGCGGCGCCCATCTGGCAGCAGATCGCCCAGACCATGGTCGTCGACTGGCACATCACGCCCGACCCGCGCTAGGGCGCGGGTGCGATTCTACTCAGGTGCGTTTGACACTTCTCGAGATCCTCGAGGCGACCGGAGGCGGCGAGGCCGGCGGCACCCAGGTCGGTAACACGTTCTCGACGTTTCACACCGACTCGCGCGAGGTGAAGCAGGGCGGCCTGTTCTTTGCGCTGCGCGGCGCGGAGATGGACGGGCACCGGTTCACTGAGGACGCGATCGCGCGCGGCGCGGCGGCCCTGGTGGTCGAGCAAAAGGCCGAGCTTGCGTCAGGCGTCGTTCAAATCGTCGTCCCCAGCACCTGGGAGGCGCTCTACGCGCTCGCCGGTCACGTCCTGCGCCGCGTGAGGCCGCTGGTCGTCGCCGTCACCGGCAGCAACGGCAAGACCTCGACCAAGGAGATGGTCTGGGCGATCCTGGCCAAGCGTTTCAACGTCCTGCGCACGATGGGCAACCTCAACACCGAGACCGGCGTGCCGCTGACCATGCTGGGCCTCGAACCGGAGCACACCGCGCTCGTCCTGGAGATGGGCATGCAGCACGCCGGTGACATCGCGCGCCTGGCCGCCCTGGCGCGGCCCTCGGTGGGGATCATCACCAACATCGGCAGCGTGCATATGGAGTTCTTCAAGTCGCAAGAAGACCTGGCACGCGCCAAGGGCGAGCTTCTGGCCACGCTGCCGCAGGATGGGCTCGCGGTGCTCAACGCCGACGATCGGTTCTTCCCGCTGCTGGCGGACATGACCGCGGCCAGGGTCGTGAGCTTCGGCTTCGGCGGCGGCGTCTTTCGCGCGGAGGGTTATCGGACACGCACCGGCGGCGGGTCGCAGTTCTCCGTCCGCGGCGTCGATGTCCGGCTCATGCTCGACGGGCGGCACCAGGTTCGCAACGCGCTGGCGGCGCTGGCCGCCGGCGAGTTCGCCGGCGTGCCGATCGCGGAGGGGGCCGAGGCGCTGGAGCACGTCGCCGTCGAGCACCGGATGGAGGTCCTGCCGACCAAGGCAGGCTTCTCGATCATCGACGACGCGTACAACGCCAGTCCGGAATCGATGCTCGCGGCCTTCGAGGCGCTGGCCGAAAGCCCGCGCCGGGGACGCCTGCTGGCGGTGCTCGGGGAGATGGGCGAGCTCGGCGCGCTGGCGGAGGAATCGCATCGCCAGGTCGGCCGGCGCGCGGCAGAGGTTTTCGACGCGGTGTGCGTTCTCGATGGCGATAGCGGCCGGATCCTCGCCCAGTCGGCTCGAGCGGAGCTCGTGCCCGATCGACCCGCCGCGGTGGCCTGGGTGCGCCGGAACGCACGCGAGGGCGACCGCGTGCTGGTGAAGGCATCGCACGGGATCCGCCTGGACGACGTGGTCAGGCAGCTGACCGCGCCGTGA
- the murD gene encoding UDP-N-acetylmuramoyl-L-alanine--D-glutamate ligase, with translation MGRGAHLGAGRGRIRAAGHVTVLVVGAARSGVALANHLVGAGEKVRVADRKPAEQLGEHIARMPPGVDLVLGGYDDAVLDGVDAVYASPGVPWDAPLLDRARALGVAVSSEIDLFLKLCPGSVVGITGTNGKTTTTALIGAVLSEGDRPVVVGGNIGDTVLDRLDEITAQHWIVLELSSFQLESVDKPRLHVGVILNVTPDHLDRHGTLERYIDLKARAVEFAGAGDFAVLNGRDETCRRLADRTRAHVVWFDQHQPIPPMPLPGRHNLENALAAAAVGRIAGLTDGAIEAAIRAFKGVEHRLELVGEWAGVRWYNDSKATNPDAGRVALSAFPGAPVVLIAGGYGSGFELHDWVADVLANTEAVVLVGASADLLARELRGHPKVVRATGLEEAVAAAAGLARRGGVVLFSPAYKSFDMFQDYEDRGRRFKDLVRKRHAP, from the coding sequence CTGGGGCGCGGGGCTCATCTCGGCGCTGGCCGCGGCCGCATTCGCGCGGCTGGTCATGTGACCGTCCTCGTGGTGGGCGCGGCGCGCAGCGGCGTGGCGCTGGCCAACCACCTCGTGGGCGCGGGCGAAAAGGTCCGCGTCGCCGATCGCAAGCCCGCAGAACAGCTTGGCGAACACATCGCGCGGATGCCTCCCGGCGTGGACCTCGTGCTGGGCGGCTATGACGATGCGGTGCTGGACGGTGTCGATGCCGTCTATGCCAGTCCCGGAGTGCCCTGGGACGCCCCGCTCTTGGACCGCGCGCGCGCCCTGGGGGTGGCGGTGTCCAGCGAGATCGACCTGTTCCTCAAGCTGTGCCCCGGCTCCGTGGTCGGGATCACGGGCACCAACGGCAAGACGACGACGACGGCGCTGATCGGCGCCGTGCTGTCCGAAGGTGACCGTCCGGTGGTGGTCGGCGGCAATATCGGGGACACCGTCCTCGATCGCCTCGACGAGATCACCGCCCAGCACTGGATCGTGCTCGAGCTGTCGAGCTTCCAGCTGGAATCGGTCGACAAGCCACGCCTGCACGTCGGCGTGATCCTGAACGTCACGCCCGACCATCTCGACCGTCACGGCACTCTCGAGCGCTACATCGACCTGAAGGCTCGGGCCGTCGAGTTCGCCGGCGCCGGCGATTTCGCGGTCCTCAACGGGCGCGATGAGACCTGCCGCCGGCTGGCCGATCGCACACGCGCCCACGTGGTGTGGTTCGACCAGCACCAGCCCATCCCGCCGATGCCGCTGCCCGGGCGGCACAACCTGGAGAACGCTCTCGCGGCCGCCGCGGTGGGACGGATCGCCGGCCTGACCGACGGCGCCATCGAGGCCGCGATTCGTGCCTTCAAAGGCGTCGAGCACCGCCTCGAGCTCGTGGGCGAGTGGGCCGGTGTGCGCTGGTACAACGACTCCAAGGCCACCAACCCCGACGCGGGGCGGGTGGCGCTGAGCGCCTTCCCGGGGGCGCCGGTGGTGCTGATCGCGGGTGGCTACGGCAGCGGTTTCGAGCTGCATGACTGGGTCGCCGACGTGCTGGCCAACACCGAAGCGGTCGTGCTGGTCGGCGCCTCGGCGGACCTCCTCGCGCGTGAGCTCCGCGGCCATCCAAAGGTGGTTCGAGCCACCGGCCTCGAGGAGGCGGTTGCGGCGGCGGCGGGACTGGCGCGGCGGGGCGGCGTGGTCCTCTTCAGCCCCGCCTACAAGAGCTTCGACATGTTCCAGGACTACGAGGATCGGGGCCGGCGGTTCAAAGACCTGGTCCGCAAGAGGCACGCGCCGTGA